DNA sequence from the Candidatus Fluviicola riflensis genome:
AAGTGGTCTTTCATGATAAACGGAATACTTGCTGCGCCGTTATTACGAATCGTGAAATCCCATTGCACTTCATATTTGGTTCGGTTTCCGGCAACACGTGTTTTGGTGTTTTCTTCGCTTTGCTTGCGCTCAACGACTAGTTTTCGGTCTTTCCCTAATGAAAAACTCAGGGTATCTCTGGTCGAATTTACGTCAACATAACTTTTGCCGATAAATGTGCCGTCGAAGTACAAATTCGATTCGCCGTTGAGCAGGTTCAGTTTTTCCCAACCGGAAATCTGTGCCACTAAATACACCGATGGATCCAGTTTCGGAACAGCGTGATACTCATAAACAGCAGGCATTTCGTATGTAGAAATCGCGACACGGTGATCCGCATTGTCGGAAGGAATACTAAACGGTGTGTTGATCTGGAATTCTATACGCAAGTCTTTCTGAACAGCAGTAGCAATGGATTGCTCGTAGTCCAAACCGGCATTGGCATCACCGTTGGCATACGAATATTTCAATTTTTCGTCTTCTCGTCTTGAACCCCTGGTTAGAACGACTTCATCAAGATCCTGGGCAACTTCACGCTTCGAGCTGAAGACCATTTCTTCCTGCGTCTTACTTAAACGATCATACCCGTAGTAATCCGCACCGGTTCCTTTCCCACCACCAGGCCCGGAACCATTGCCGATTCCTTCCATTGCAACTGATTGTGGGTACAACATAATTTTCCGGAACGGACGGTCAATGTAAACCGTTTCGCCGTTGTAGCCCAGATAATTTACCGTATACATTGTTTCTCCGCGTGGAACCACAAACGAAAATCGTCCGCTTGCATCGGTTGAAACACTGGTATTTGGGTCGCTGTTCATCTGGATTTTAGCAAACGCCAGCGGCTCACCCGAAACGGCGTCAATTACTTCTCCATAAACGGTTTCACCGGAATAATTGTAAGTCATTGCCGGACGCGGAATAATTGGCCGGACCGGTGCCGGTGTGTAATAATTCAGGTACCACGGATCAATCGTAGCTTCTTGTGTATTGTCGTAAGGATCGTTGGTTGAAAGAATCAATTGAACCTGATCCCAGTTTTCGCCGGTGTTTTGAGTAACCAATCCTTTGGCTTCCAATAAAACCGGAGCACCAATACCGTTACTTCGCATGTCGTAATACGGTTTCCAGGAAGCATTTGGCGTGATATATGAAAATTCGAAATCGATCTTTCCGGCTGCCGACACATCCAGTTCAACCTGGATCTCGGTATAGTTTTTTACCGGCAAACTTCTACGTGTATTGATCTCCTGTTCCAATTGATTGATGGCACGGATCACGACTTCTATTTCATCTTCCAGTTGCGATTTACGCAGTTGAATCTCCGTGAGCTTGGAGTGAAAAAACGTCGATGCTTCTTTCAGTTCGCTAATTTTTACTGCGACCTGCTGACTGCCCAAATCATTGTTTTTCAACAACAATTGTTCATCATACAACAAAACGGAGTACTCGTCGCGGAGTTTACGTTCCTCCGTTTCGTAGGTTTTTCGCTTGGTATTCATCGCGTCAACATCTTGTTTGGCAATGGCCACTTCGTCAAAATCTTTTCGTGTGCGCACACTCAGAATGGTCGCATTGGAAGAAGATTTCAACTGAATCGAATTCGGATCGACATAATCGGTGAGTTTTTCAAAAACCACCACTTGTTTCCCGCCCGACAGATCAACCGATTTGGTGTGTTTGATCTGGGCGCCGGAAGTAAATACCGTAACCTGGCTGATCGGAGCGTTGATCTTTTTATCGTTTTGCGCCACAGCTGTAAGGGGCAGTAACGCAAGTGTTATCAAAATGAACTTGAACATAATTTCGTGTTTTAGCGAATGATTACTCTAAATAAATGGGTTGTCCGTTGGAGTAATCCACCGTATAATTGAAGAAAAATAACTTGCTTTCGCCTTTGTTGATGTTCATTTTCCAGGTCAGAATTCCCGTTTTTTCATCCAAAAGCGCATTTGAGTACTCGCCTTGTTTCACTTTGATATCGTCATTCACTGAAAGCGGGAAATGGTCTTTTAGGATAAACGGAATGCTGGCTCCGCCATTATTGCGCACCGTGAAATCCCATTGTACTTCATATTTTGTTCTGCTGCCAATGGCGCGTGTTTTGCTTTTTTCCTCGCTGCGTTTGCGATCAACCACCAGTTTTTTGTCTTTTCCTAACGAGAAACTCAACGTGTCTTTGGCCGAATTGACGTTCACATAACTTTTACCGATAAATGTTCCGTCGAAGTAGAGGTTCGATTCTCCGTTGAGCAAGTTGAGTTTTTCCCAACCGGAAATTTGTGCCACCAAATACACGGAAGGATCGAGTTTCGGAACAGTGTGATATTCGTAATTGGCTTTCATTTCGTAGGTTGAAATCGCCACACGATGGTCAGCATTATCCGATGGAATGCTAAATGGTGTGTTGATCTGGAATTCCATACGCAAATCTTTTTCCACGGCAGATGCTACCGGAGTGGAATAGAATTTCTCATTGGCTTCTTCGCCTGAAAGCAGGTAACCCGCTACCGGACCTTTGTTCCTGTTCTTTTTCCGGCCTCCGAATAATCCCGGGGCTCTGCGACTTTCTACATCCATCAATTGCATCGGTGAATTTTTCACATCACCCTCGTAATAAACACCTCCGTAGTCTGCAGAGATATTATTTTCGAAATTAATGTCCTCCATGGCAATCGCCTGCGGATAAAGCATGATTTTGGTAAACGGTGCTTTGATCGGGATGTACTGATTGTCATATCCTAAATAGGAAACCGTAAAAGCCGTTTCATCACGTGGAACAACAAATGAGAATCGGCCGTTGATGTCTGTTGAAACAACGGTATTGGCATTGTTGGCCATTTGGATTTTGGCAAATGAAAGCGGCTCGCCTGTAGTGGCGTCCATTACTTCACCGAAAACGGTTTCTCCCGAAAAATTATAGACCGGGGCAGTTCGTGCGGCGATTGGTTTGCGTGGTGCCGGTGTATAATAATTCAAATACCATGGATCCAACGTCGTTTCGATGGTATTATCATACGGATCGTTCGTTGAAAGTACCAGGTTGATGTTTTTCCAGTCTTCACCGGTATTTTGACTCACCAATCCTTTTGCTTCTAGTAAAACAGGTGCACCAACTCCGTTACTTCGCATGTCGTAATACGGTTTCCAGGAAGCATTCGGGGTGATGTAGGAGAACACAAATTGGGTAGAACCTGCTTTTTCGACATCCAGTTCCACTTCGACTTCCGTGTAGTTTTTTACCGGAAGCCCGCGTCGGGTATTGATTTCCTGTTCTATTTGATTGATTTTGCGGATCACTGTTTCAATTTCGTCTTCCAATTGTGATTTACGGAATTGGATTTCGCTCATTTTGGAATGATAAAACGTCGATGCTTCTTTCAGCTCGGTAATTTTAACCGGCTGCTGCTGACTTCCCAGATCATTGTTTTTCAAAAGTAATTGCTCATCGTACAGCAAGACAGTATACTCGTCGCGGAGCTTACGTTCTTCACTGTCAAGTTTTTTGCGTTTACCATTCAATTCATCCACATCTTTTTTCGCGATAGCAACTTCGTCAAAATTCTTGCGTGTGCGAACACTTAAAATGGTTGCATTTTCAGATGATTTGAGCTGAATGGAATTGGGATCGACAAAATCGGTCAATTTTTCAAACACCACCACTTGTTTTCCTGTAGAAAGGTTAACCTGTTTGGAATGTTCAATTTGCGCACCTGAAGTGAAGACAGTTACTTTTTGAATAGGAGCATTGATCTTTTCTTCTTTTTGGGCCAATCCGCCAAGTGGTATAACCAGCAGCAGCAAGTACTTGAATTGATTCATAAATTGTGCTTAAATAAAAAAACGTACCCAATAGGATACGCTTTAAGATGAAGAACGTTCATTCGTTCCATAAATTTCATTATAATTTTATTGGAAGCGTCAGTTTATCAAGACTGATTTCGTACATATCCATACTACTTTTCTGACCTTGAATTGTAAATCCAGCCATGACCACTTTGTTTAAATCGCGGTAAATTTTAAAGTGCGTGTCGTCATTTACTGTATTTACAGAAATTCCAAGATTTTTAGGTGAAGACCATCCACTTCCTGTATTTTCACACATGTACACATCCAAGCCACCAAGTCCGGTACGGCCGTCTGAACTGAAAAACAAGTAACGTCCGTCCGGTGTAATATAAGGAGTTGTTTCGCGTCCTGTCGTGTTTACACTATCCGAAAGTTGCACGGCAGTTCCCCATTTTTTGCCTTGGCGCTGCACCATGTATATATCCGTTGAGCGTTTGTCACCTTTTCGGTCGGACACAAAATACATCGTATTTCCATCGGCAGTTAAAGTAGCCGAGCCTTCCATGAAAGTTGTGTTAATTGTTTTGTTTGCGATAATTTTCGGCGGTCCCCATTTTCCTTTATTGGTGAAAACAGCTTCGCAGATATCGGAACTTCCGGTTAATTTTTTGGCATCCGTTGCTGTGTTATTGAAAATAACAATCGCCGATAATCCGTCAATAGAAAGGTGCGACATCGCGTCAAAACCGTCGGTATTTAATCGTTCGATATTGTTGGTAACACTATCCCATTGCTGAGTTCCTGCATTCCAAACGGCGCTGTAGATATCTTCGAAATATTCCTGGTCGTCAGGATTTACGCGACCGCCCGTTGTATTTCCTCTACGCGAAGTAAAATACAAACGCTGGCCATCATCACTTAAGATTGGTCCGTATTCGTTGAATCCCGAATTTACTTCCCCACGCATGGCAACACGCTGATTGGAACCAGATTTTTGTTGTTCCTTCACGAATTCGCAATCGGAAATTTTCTTCTCAATGCGCAATTCTTTCACGCGTGTTTTAGGAAGCTCCTTCAATGCCATTTCGTAGTAGATTATAGCTGTGTCAACACTTCCAATGCGGTGATAACTGTTTCCTAAAATGTCGTAAACGTCTTTATCAATATCCGTGCTTCCTTTTGCAACAGCTGCTTCACCATATTGACGTGCATAACCGAAGTTATTAAGTTTATAGTGGCAATAAGCCGTCCAGTAATCGGGTTTCCATGAATTTGGGTCTTTTTGAGCTGCCTCTTTAAAAACAATCAATGCATCACGCACTTTTGCCTCGCGAATGAGTTGTTTTCCCTGATCAATTAATAAAAGAGCTGCTGATTTGTCAACGATACCTGTAATGGTGTCGGGTGGTGTAGCAGGATTTGAAAGTGCCAGTAGTTTTGACCCGAATCCCGCCAAAACCAAGCATAAACTTAGGATAATTTTCATACTTTAATAGTTATCTCTCCTCATTTGGAGTGAACAAAATAACATAAAATATTCTATCAATTGCGTGCAAATGAAGAAAATCAGGTTGTTGTTGATAATTCATTCTTTTCAGCAACGATCAGCTTCGCCTCTTTTAAATTCACCACGTCATCCATGGCAATCGTAGCAGCCACAATCGACCAGATCGGTGCAAAGGCGGCGCACATCCATAAAAAGAGGTTGATAATGAAGTGATAGATAAAAACAAACGGCCCGTTACCTGCAGTCGTTTCACCAAAAGAACTCCAGTCAAACAGCGCTTTTAAATCAACCGGAACCCAGATCATAATGCTGTAAACAGAACCGATTGCAATGGCCAATCCACGGTTTTTACGCGCAAACTGTACACTTTGGTCCACATTCAATCGCAGACGTTCGTTGACGTAATCCATAAACGAGAAGCCGTAGTAAAAGAAACCGATGATGAAAATGAGATAGAATAACGGGCTTTCTTCCGCATCACTCCAGCCAAGCTTGGCGATGAGGTAAACGATCAGGAAAAAGAAATATTCCCACATAATATTGCGGATAGCAATGCGAACACCGCGTTTGACATCATTGATCAATAAACCGAGGTCGAATTTGTATTCATTGCCGGTAAGCGCGAACTCTACTTTTTGCGAAAGATGCGAAAGTAACGGGGATAATAAAATCACAACCAGGTACTTGGCAAAACGCATGAGCAAAATGGCAATCGAAATCTCGATCAGCAACCGGATCATGTACCATACAATATCGTTCATATTGTGGGCACTGGTAGAAGGAACATGCAACTGAATCAAGTGTCCTATCTGGTAAATGCCCAGCATCAATATTGCCGGAATTCCCACATACCAATACATTTTATGTTCGATGATAAATCGAAAAGCTTTGTAAAAAGCACGATAACCGATAAATAAATTTCGCAAAAAACGCATGCTCAAAAATAGGGATTTTGAATGTTGAATGCTGAATGTTTAATTGGAAGTTTCGTAAGAAACCCAATTCTACTTCTTTAAATCAGTTTATCTGAATCTCGTTTTAGAACGAATCCCATTCAACATTCAAAATTCAACATTCACAATTGAAATAAGTTATCTTTGCCTTTTTCAAAATTACCGCTCAGCGGAAAAATACCGGTTATGCAATTAACAGCACTCACAGCAATTAGTCCGATTGACGGACGTTATCGTTCCAAAGCAGCCGAACTGGCGCCTTTTTTCTCAGAATTCGGACTCATTAAATACCGCGTTCTGGTGGAAGTGGAATACTTCATTGCATTGTGCGAATTGGGGCTGGAACCGTTGAAATCGGTGGATCATTCCATTTTCCCGAAAATCAGGGCAATCGTTACCGGTTTTTCAGAAGAAGATGCGCTGGCAATCAAAACCATTGAACGAACCACGAATCATGATGTGAAGGCAGTGGAATATTTCCTGAAAGAAAAAATGCAGGGTCTTGGTTTGGGTGATCAGCTGGAATTTATCCACTTTGGATTGACCTCACAAGACATCAACAATACCGCCATTCCGATTAGTTTGAAAGAAGCAATTGCGGAAGTGATTGTTCCCGAAATAAAAGCGTTGATTGCTCAATTGCGTTCTTTTGCGAATGACTGGTCTGCTATCCCGATGTTGGCACGTACGCATGGCCAGCCGGCTTCTCCAACTATTCTTGGGAAAGAAATCGCGGTGTTCGCAGAGCGTTTGCAATTGCAGCTGGATGATTTGCTGACCATTCCTTATGCAGCTAAATTCGGTGGTGCAACCGGAAATTTTAATGCGCACCACGTGGCTTTTCCGGAAGTGAATTGGGTGCAATTTGCCAACGAATTTGTGAACGACCGCTTGCTGTTGAAACGCAGCCAATTGACCACGCAAATAGAAAATTACGACGAAATAGCACGTTTATTCGACGCGTTAAAGCGCATCAATACAATCGTTTTGGATCTGGACCGCGATATGTGGACTTATATTTCGATGGATTATTTCAAACAGAAACTGAAAGAAGGTGAAGTGGGTTCTTCTGCGATGCCGCACAAAGTAAACCCGATCGATTTTGAAAATTCGGAAGGAAATATCGGAATTGCAAACGCCTTGTACGAACATTTATCGGCCAAATTGCCAGTTTCCCGTTTACAGCGCGATTTGACGGATTCTACCGTTTTGCGTACCATCGGAATGCCGCTTTCACACTCGTTAATTGCCCTTAAAGCAACAGCAAACGGCTTGGGTAAATTGTTGCTCAACCGCGATGCCATTGATGCCGACCTGGAAAATAACTGGGCGGTGGTAGCTGAAGCGATTCAAACCATTCTGCGCAGTATCGGCTTCCCGAAACCTTACGAAGCGTTGAAAGGACTAACCCGTAAGAATGAAAAAGTGACAAAGGAAACCGTTCATGCTTTTCTGGAAACATTGGAGATAAACGATGAAATCCGCGGTCGCTTAAAGCAAATTACTCCGCAGAACTATACCGGAGTTAATTTATTGTAATTCGTACCTTTTTCTTCGATATTCTGGTTATATTGACTAAAATTACGAATGAGCTTGCCACGATTAGTTAGTATACCCATGATCTTGTTTTGCTTGCAATTGCAGGCGCAGGAGTATGTTATTGACTGGGTGCAGAATAGTAAGCGTAATATCAGTCAGGTCGTGGATATATTTCCGCAGAACGGCACCAGTTTCTTTACCTACCAGCTTTCCAATTCTCAGTTTCTCCAGGCACCTAAAGTGACCCGTTATGAAAACGGCGAACCTATTATTACCAAACGCATCGAACAACACATTGAAAACAACATGGTGATGCTGGAAGAATTGGTGGTGTTCAACGGTTCGCTATTGGGATTTCTTTCTGATAAAAAAGATGGTGTAAACAGCCTGTACATGGTGAAGTACGACACGGAAATCGATCCGTTGGGCGAACCTGAAGTGATCACTTCGTATCCCCGGAATAAAGGTTTATCCGGCCGCGGTTTTTTCAATGTACTGACTTCCAAAAACAAGCGGTATTTGTGTGTGGAATATGTGATTCCGGGTAAACGAGATCATTTTGACCGTTACGGTTACAAAGTAATCGATACCGCTTTTAATGTAGTGACAGAAGGTGAATACGAAATACCCTACAATTCCCGGAACGCGAGTGTAGATGTGCGTTATCTCACAGATAATGGCGATTATATATTGGGGATTTCTGTGTATTCTAATGCCACGATCGGTACCTGGAAAGATTACAACGCGCTGGAAAAAACAGTGGTAGTCCATGTGAAAGGCGACAATTTTTCGGAATACGAGCTAAGTATCGAAGACAAGCGTGTGTTTGATATCGGGGTGAACGCGCTCGACTCGATTTTGGTTGTTACCGGCACTTACGGCGAAGAAATGTCTTCGGGTTCGCAGGGTGTTTTTATGATGCGGATCAACCTCGACGAAAAGAAGATCAGGCAGCAGTATTTTGAGTTGTTTCCGCGCGATTTTATGACACAGGATATGACTCCCAATGAAATCGACCGGTTGGAACGCCGCGAAGATCGTGGAAGATTGGGGCCGCAACTCTACAATTATGCCATCAGAAGCATTTACCCGCTGGATGACGGTTCTACCATTGTGGTTGCTGAGCAATTCTATATTTATCAGCAAACAAGCACCGATGCGAGGGGAATTAGTCAAAACGTCAGTCACTACTACTACAATGATATCGTATCGTATAAAATTGATGTAAACGGCAAGTTTAACTGGATGATCCGTATTCCGAAAGAACAGCATTCGGTGAATGATTATGGTTATTACAGTTCGATCAAAAGCTTTGTAAACAACGGAAAACTGGTTTGTTTTTTCAACGACAATATCAATAACTACAATGAGTTTGGTGTGTACGAAGATTTTAACCGCAGCATCAGCTTTCCGGCGCGTAAAAAATCATATACATTGGCTAAATGCGAAGTGGATATTGCTTCCGGCGCAGTGAACCGTGTCTCTTTTAACGATTACAACGAAACGCAGGGTTACGTGATTCCACGTTTATCAACGATTGATTATCCCAACAGGCAAGTGCTGTTTTATGCTCAGGGACGTTTTGATCGCTTCGGAATTTTGCAATATTGATATGTGGCTAAAAAATAAGTGTGATAGATTAAGTCTAGCCACAGATGGCACGGATTTACGCAGATAAACATCAGCTATTTTACAAATATCTCAATGAATGCCAGCATTCATTATCTGTGAACATCTGAGGAATCTGTGGCAAAGTAATTATTAATCTATGGTCGTTTTTTCCGTAGAATATTAATCCACGACAACCCCAAAAACACCATGAACCCGATTACAGCGAAATAAGCAATGTAATCGCCCAGGTACTGGTAAATCGTCTTGCGATCACTTAATTGGATCGTTTCTCTGAAAGCAGCTTCCTTCCACCAACCGGTTTCGCGCACCACATCACCACGTTGATTGATGATTCCTGATTTTCCTGTATTGGCCGAACGAACGATGTATTTCCGGTTTTCAATAGCACGCAATCGCGCGAAGGCGAAATGTTGTTTGTAACCGGGTGTATCTTTCCACCAGCCGTCATTGGTAATAATGGCAATAAAGCCCGCGTCTTGTTTGCATTGACGTCGTAAAAAATCACCGTAAATAGATTCGTAACAGACTACCGGAGCAAACCGGGTGCCGTTGGAACTCATCACTGACGGGCCGTTATCCTGAATTCCTAGCGAACCACTGGAACCACCCAATTCAATACTCATTTGTTCCAATTGCGGAAAGATGTTTGAGAACGGGATTTTTTCCACGCCCAGTACCAGTTTCGACTTGTGGACGATCTCGGGCGTTCTGAATTCTTTGAATAATACGGATGAGTTGTAATACTCTACATATTCATTTCCGCCATCTTCTTTTCGCGAAGCGCGTGAATTTGGATACTCGAAATGACGACGGGTTGTAGCTCCAATCAGGAACGATGCATTGTGCCATTTTGCCCGGCGTTCCATCAGCGAATGGTAAAACGTCAACTGGTGCAATTCACTCTCATCGAACGCATAGTTGGGCGATAAAGCCGTTTCAGGAGCAATAACCAGTTGTGTACGTTTACTTACCGTTTTGTCTGCGGCTGCCAGGATAGCCATTAATTGTTCCTGATCCGATGCACCGCCGAATTTTTCGTTATATGGGTCAATATTCGGTTGAATAACCACGACTTCATACGGCTTTTTTACTTCGGAATAGGTCGTGTAAAGCACCAGTGAAATGAGAACCGGAATCAATAAAAATGCTGCGATTTGAATAAGAAACGGCCGCAAGCTGCCACGTTGTTCACGGTCGATGTATATTTTACGGATAAGGCGATACAACATCAGGTTGATCATTAATACCCAAAGCGTTCCGCCAAATACGCCTGTCCACGAGTACCATTGTACCAAAGCAGGAACGTCAGCAAAAACATTCCCTAATGTGAGCCATGGCCAAGATAATTCCCAGTTGAAGTGCAGAAATTCGAATGAAATCCAGACACTGATGAGAATAGGGGCCGTCCAGTGGTTACCCATACGTTTTTTGATTCGGTGAAAAAGGTAAAACACCAGCGTCATGAGTAAACTGTTGCAGATAAATGCCATGTAAGCGCCATCAGGATCGGCATTGTAGATCCACCAGGTAGTTCCGAGATTGTAAATCAAAAAGGTAATGTAAGCCTGTGGCAACAGGTTAAATGATCGCCTGTTGGCGTAGGTGGATTCAAGGAGTAAAAGCGGAATCCATGCCACAAAAGCCAACGGAAAAGCGCTTCCGGTGTACGGAAATGAAATCACCATAAGGATTCCCGAAAAAATCGCCAGGCACCAGCGAAAATAGCGTTGTTGCAATAAACGGACTAACATGGAATCAAAAATACGATAAAACAATTTGGAATTGTCGATGCTTTGGTTAGTGACTAATATAAAGTTATTGGATCAATTACCTCAGATAGGAAAGAAAACGATTTATGATTTCAGTTTGGCCACAGATGACGCGGATTTGCATAGATAAATATCCGGTTTTCATAACTAGTACAACGATGAATGCATGCATTCATCATCTGTGAACATCTGCATCTGTGGCAAATAAGTGACTGTTAAGAATCTAAAACATTATTAGCCCTGGATGTTTGTTCTTTTGATAACAGTAATATGGACGATGCCTTATGGATTTTAAGCCCACGTAATATTGCAAATTTACGGGTCAAATCATCCACGTGAATTTGCAATATTACGTGGACAGTTTTTTCATACAAAAGCCGGTTTCCCTGATATTATCCGTTCTAATAACCCCACAAAAAAAAGCGCTCTTCCACCTTAGGCAGAAGAGCGCTTTTACTATTTCCGTTGCAATCTTTTATTTAAAGATCACAGTCATTTCTACACGACGGTTACGCTGACGTCCTTCAGCTGTTTCGTTCGGCGCAATTGGTTGCGTTTCTCCGAAGTAGATAGCATTGAGGCGTTTCGCATTTACACCTTTTTTCACGAGGTAAGCTTTCACAGCTTCCGCACGTTTTTTGGAAAGCACCATGTTTTTCGCGTCATCACCTACGTTATCTGTATGTCCTGCAATTTGTAACCTCCAGTCTGTTTTCTTAAGAAGGAGTTTAGCCAAGGCATCCAATGAAGCGTAAGAAGAAGTTTGGATGATCGCGTTACCACTACCAAACTCTAAGTTCTCAAACGCTGTGTTGATGATTTCCTGCTCAGCTTCCTCAATTTTAGGACAACCTTTGTTTTCAATTACTCCTTTAACTGTAGGACACTGATCTTCATTGTCAGTAATACCATCGCCGTCAGTATCCTGGTAAGGACAACCTTTATTGGCAATCGGACCGGCAACATCAGGACAAGCATCTTCGATGTCTTTCAAACCATCTCCGTCTTTATCTGCAAACGGACATCCTTGATTCTCTTTCGGCCCGTATTCAGTTGGACAATTATCTTCAAAATCGAAGATTCCGTCACCATCCGTATCAGGGCAACCTTTGAATACAATCGGACCAGGTACAGTAGGACAATTGTCCTCAGAATCTTTTAATCCGTCACCATCTGTATCAGGACAACCGTTAAATGCAGCAATACCTGCAACATCCGGACAATCATCTTTCGGATCAACAATACTGTCGTTATCCGTATCAGGACAACCTTTGAAGTAAGCTAAACCAGCAAGATCCGGACATTCGTCGTCTTTGTCGATGATTTTGTCACCATCTCTGTCCGGACAACCTTTAAATTCAGCCAATCCCGGAGTCTCAGGACAAATATCTTCCGAGTCAGGAATTCCATCCCCATCCGTATCAGGACATCCTTTGAATGCCCAAACACCAGGAATATCAATACAATTGTCTGCTTTGTCAGAAACTTTATCCAAATCGCGGTCATTCGGTGCAGTATACAAAATCGGAACGCGTAAACCTGCGTAGAATTCAGTGCCGTTTACTTTCCCATTCGCAAATAATGAGCGGAAATCAACTACACCGATAGTGAGTGGTCCAAGCCTTGTGGCTACGCCTGCTTTCCAGCCCGAATATTTATTCACGGAAATCGGAACATGTAATCCGAACCATGCGTAGTCGAAACTTGGAGTGAACACAAACTGGTTTGGAACGTGAACTCGTGATGTTCCGTTTTTACTCATTACACTGATCATTCCGGTTGCGTTAACGTAGAACCATTTCCAGATGTGGTAGTCCAACTGCAAGCTAATTGCAGCCGGCGTTTTCATGCGGTAAGTTTCACCGGAATCTTCATTGGCTGACCATCCCGGATCGTTGGTGATCAAACTGTCAATGATGGAATCAAAACTTGCAAAATCGGTTGCCTTGTCGAAAATACGCAAGTCTAATGTTGTTGTATTTACACTAAAGTCACGGCTCAAACCACCTTTGGTAAATTTCATGGCCCCTAGGTCAACAAGTGACGCACCTGCACGAAGTGTATACTTCTCCTGGTCCTGACGCCAGATGTCGGTTTCGCCGTCCATGTCGTATTTGAAGTCTTTGTAATTCGGTCGCCATTCGTAAACAACCCCCAAATCGATACCAACTCCCAATTTGGAAGCAGATTTAAACGGACTGAAACTTCCTTGATCATTTACCAAATCATCCAAACTGCTGGAATAGCCGTATTCGACATTCCCAACCAAGGTAGTGGCTGTATCTTTGTTCAATAACTCATAATCAAGGTTATCCGTGTATGCATACACAGATGCCAACCCTTGAAGGATTTTCAAACGACCACCCACTTTGAAAAAGTGTTCACCCTGATCTGAAACAACCT
Encoded proteins:
- a CDS encoding adenylosuccinate lyase, which produces MQLTALTAISPIDGRYRSKAAELAPFFSEFGLIKYRVLVEVEYFIALCELGLEPLKSVDHSIFPKIRAIVTGFSEEDALAIKTIERTTNHDVKAVEYFLKEKMQGLGLGDQLEFIHFGLTSQDINNTAIPISLKEAIAEVIVPEIKALIAQLRSFANDWSAIPMLARTHGQPASPTILGKEIAVFAERLQLQLDDLLTIPYAAKFGGATGNFNAHHVAFPEVNWVQFANEFVNDRLLLKRSQLTTQIENYDEIARLFDALKRINTIVLDLDRDMWTYISMDYFKQKLKEGEVGSSAMPHKVNPIDFENSEGNIGIANALYEHLSAKLPVSRLQRDLTDSTVLRTIGMPLSHSLIALKATANGLGKLLLNRDAIDADLENNWAVVAEAIQTILRSIGFPKPYEALKGLTRKNEKVTKETVHAFLETLEINDEIRGRLKQITPQNYTGVNLL
- the lnt gene encoding apolipoprotein N-acyltransferase, translated to MLVRLLQQRYFRWCLAIFSGILMVISFPYTGSAFPLAFVAWIPLLLLESTYANRRSFNLLPQAYITFLIYNLGTTWWIYNADPDGAYMAFICNSLLMTLVFYLFHRIKKRMGNHWTAPILISVWISFEFLHFNWELSWPWLTLGNVFADVPALVQWYSWTGVFGGTLWVLMINLMLYRLIRKIYIDREQRGSLRPFLIQIAAFLLIPVLISLVLYTTYSEVKKPYEVVVIQPNIDPYNEKFGGASDQEQLMAILAAADKTVSKRTQLVIAPETALSPNYAFDESELHQLTFYHSLMERRAKWHNASFLIGATTRRHFEYPNSRASRKEDGGNEYVEYYNSSVLFKEFRTPEIVHKSKLVLGVEKIPFSNIFPQLEQMSIELGGSSGSLGIQDNGPSVMSSNGTRFAPVVCYESIYGDFLRRQCKQDAGFIAIITNDGWWKDTPGYKQHFAFARLRAIENRKYIVRSANTGKSGIINQRGDVVRETGWWKEAAFRETIQLSDRKTIYQYLGDYIAYFAVIGFMVFLGLSWINILRKKRP